The stretch of DNA ACGACTAGTCATGGGATGCCTATGGTTTGGATCAAACAAGGATGCCAATCCAAAGTCAGCAATCTTAAGTACTCCTTCGTTGTcaataagaagatttgatccTTTGATATCACGGTGAAGTACATGACGGTTATGACAATGCTCTAGTCCTGATAGCAGCTGATGCATGTAACATTTTATCTGCAATTGAAGGGGCAGTTTTTTGGAAACATCAAATACTAATGCTTGAAAAGAAAGTGTGCAaattaccaaaaaaataacttaagCAATTATTAGATTATCAAGGCAAACCTGGTCTAACCTGAGGCTCTGTAAACCCGATTCCCGGGCTTGCAGCAAGTCCAGCTAAATCATGCTCCATGTAATCGAACACCAAATACAAACTACAGGACATCCTTGATGTAACTAAACCTTGCAACTTAATAACATTTGGATGATCCAACCTTCGCAGAATAAGAATCTCTCTAGCCATGAATTTAACGCTCTCAGGTTCCAAATTGTCGAATCGAACCTTCTTCATAGCAACAATTTTACCAGTCAACATGTCTTTAGCTTTGTACACATTACTATAAGTTCCTTGCCCAATCTAAAATGAAAGCAACATTAATGTGAGATTCTACACTACATTAGTTCCTCTTAGGCTCATACTATGCAAATACAAGGATtcaattccattttttttaaccatgttattgGTGAGAAGTATCCACCAGCTTTGCCGAGGAACCTGACTGACCACCTTTAGTGGGGTCTTTTCTTCTaaccacattttttttatacacaaGGCTCAAACCCGAGATCTTGCTTAAAGGATCAAAGTTCAGTTCCACTCGACGAATATAATATCGGTAGATTCAACTCCAATTAATTCTACCAACAAATTACTAACGGATCAATAATTCATAATTCAATCCACATGCACATATTCAAATAAGGCATGATCCATTAAATTAAATGCAACATAAAAAACATacactaaaaaaagaaaaaagctaGGAGAAAAACCTTATCAATTTTGTCAAAGGTATCAGCCTTTCGCGGAATCCAACCATTGAGAGCTTCTCCACACACTGCAGTGAGCCAAGGTGGCCATCCAGCAGCAACCTGCTCCCCATGTAAATGCTTCGGCGGATTACTTAGCCTTGGATTCGCCTTTGATCTTCTTCTTTCACTTCGCTGAACCCTATCACCACCATTATCAACCTCTACCACCGTATTCCCCTCACCGTTACTCGCCGCCTCCGCCGAAGCTTCATCGACTTTCCGGTTACTTTCATCACCCGAACCCTTCTTCTCGGAGATTATTCCAGACGACGCTTCACGACCAATCACACATCCCATTTTTTCAATCTATGCTTCATAATATCTTAACATCGCTTCTAATTCGCAATTACTAAACAATAACCGCTTCAATTAATCAATCAAAAACATTGATTAACAATatcaataaatgaataaataaaacgaATGCAGCTTCACTTCACTTTACTTTAGTTATTACTATCCTTAGAGAAcgattaaaatttgaatttgaatttgaattcgaaattgaaattgaaatgaaatcACAAATGAAATTTCAGTAGCACAGTCGAGTAGAGAACCGCAAACTTTAGTACCGAAATTCAGTGATCTGCTTAGAAGGAAACTGAAAATGAAATAGtagttaaaatcaaaaataaaaaagaaataaaaatagaaagaaaaagagagtTTCTATAAGTCTGTAATAAAAAAGTGGTTATAGGGGTGTGTTTTGTTTGGGGGTGTATGTAGTATTTGGTTGGACTTATTGTCTGagacaagaagaaaaaagtatAAAGAGAGGATGAGATCTTCTTTACTCTCATTTTCTTAAATCAAGTCAAACCACAACTCAATTTCACAATTTACAATACTCAATTTCCTCAATCGagtagtatttttattttactacttTGTAAACGTAACGTAACTCCTAAGGCATGGACAATATATCCGTAATTCACAATCTTTATGCAATTTtttacctttttcattttgttagAAGTACACTACATTTTGTTTCATATATATCTGTAATGAGAACAAATGAGTAGGTTACCAAATTTGTAACACTATAGctataaaattacaaatatttcaaaaatattaacaattctactaaatgttattttgttatCAATTTTTCTATCAAATGTGTATAATTAAATTGTCGATTTGATCTCTACTATCAATAATTTACTATTAACTTgatcttaaaaatttatattgaatttatAAGTAAAATAGTGTTATAAAACggtcattaataaaataaattaatatggtATTATCCgataaaatttcaaatgtgTTTGAAACATTGATAGATCTATTTTAAAAGCGTATTACAAagttattgataaattaattggTTTTATTCAAATggtaaattgattatttttataacaaaaaaaattattaaaaaagacaGTATTCGAGAAGGAGCTgtctttttatgtttttggtCGACTAGAAGGAGCTGTCTTAACAAACTAAAATGTATTGAAAAATGATGTGGGCTACGATGTGTGTTACGAGACAAGTGACAAGCCAACCCATGTGCTAATGCTAACTACTATTCTGTTGTTGAAATGAAATTTGGATACCTTTTACGGGACATCAATTTCTCTTCCTTCTCATTTCACTTCTTTTTCCCTGTGCTTAACTGCTAATGACagcttcttctttttcttgtgATTTCTTATGATAGCTAATAGTGCCCTTCTAATAGCAATTTGGTATAATGTTCTTCtcgtaacaatttattagtattACTTGCATGCGGATACTCTTTTGGCGTTATATAACTACTAATATACTaacatttatctataaaaatagtaattaataattagtatatCAAAAGTACATTATAAGATATAATTGgttattattgaaatattgttatttcttatttacatatttatttataagaaagATGGATGATAGGATGTCTATTTGTCACTATAAATAGTAATCCCTTGGAGATTATTTCATTTGGACATGTGGATAGTGATTATTTTTTCACGGAGATAGAATGACTCACCCCATCCAGTCAAGAAGTTTGGAAATTAGAACGATGATCATATTTGTGATGGCAAATAATTTCATTCTCATGACAATTTATTAGTGTGTGCAAATACTCTTGTGTTTAAAAACGATTATTGATGTTGTAaagattataataaattttttgtccATAAAAAAGTAATAATCATTAATAAGAAAAGCaaattgttagaaaaatattGGTTACTATAAAAATAACATCACTTTTATAGCGTCGTTTCTTTATTACTCGTCTCACTATTATTAGAATTTAGAACCGagtaatattaatttcataattaaactattattataatttagatggggaattatattttcaaatccATCCACTATTAATCAAGTGGTTGAGCTGGAGTGATGACGAATCGTTTGAAAGAACCTAAGTTTCAACCTTGACCAAAACCTATTTTTAGGGTTTTAGTTTACCATGCATACAAAGGCAACCAACATTATTTGGCTAGAACTACTACTCTTTTTATCCTCTATATACTCAATACTCATATAAGTATTTATGTTTAAGATGGCCAAGCTCAGAGCTTTATTCAAGAGACTTGGGTTTTGAATCTTCTTTTTCCTTGCTTTTGGATGTCTCTGTCATGGGAATCCTTGGAGGAGCTGAACAAACTGGAACTACTGATCTGATTCTCACAGCTGGGGCCATATTGAATAGAGGAGTAGACGTTCTTATCACCCCTGGACTTCGTGAGATGCCAGTTCTCAACCTTGAAGCAACAGAGATAGGTACTTCCCTATGTTGCACTGTGGAACCCGCAGATGAAGTAGGGCCCACGGTTCTCATCGTGGAATATGAAGCTGCTGGCGGTCTAAAACATCGGTTGGAACTAGCTTGTGAATGTGACATGGCAACCCTGGATGAGTTTTGCAGCTCAATGTTAACTGGTTTTTGTGCATATCCTGTGCTCCTATGAGAATGAGAATCCCACTCAGATTTCCCACTTTGTTCTCCTCTCAGTTCATCATTTCTACTACTGCTTTCGGAGCCGCCATGCTTCTGTCTCTCGTTCTCTGGAGCTGGTGATAGGATTCTTGTCTCATTGCTAAGGTTGCTAACTGCGGGATCTTCGGCTTTTTCCTCTTGTATTTCCCTAATGGTTACTGTTGACACCCCCCTGTTTAACTCCGGAGAAATTTGGTTTGAAAAGTAAAATGGAGGCCTAGGTGTAGCAATAGAAAATCTGGGTCCTACAGGAACTGATGCTAACTCTTTAGCTGGAAAATAAAGATAGTGATCTGGCTGGAGCACAGACTGCATTAATGGATAAATCTGCGGAGCGGGGGGATTAATTGGTTGAATGGTTAGTGCCAACAGGCGATTTTGTTGCTGCATAATTTGGTCTTGCTGCCAAATCTGATAAAGGGCCAACTCAGGCGAGAAGTTCGAGATTGTACAATGATGGCATTGCATAGGATACATCCCTGGAGTTGGCTGGGTTGACACCAATGAGGCTGTGATGGACTTTTGCCATCTATGTTGATGATTACTTTCCCGAAAGTTCTTTGAACCAGATGAATGTAAACTTGCAAGGACCCGAGCAACAATGACATGTTCCTGTTCTTCATTGCTTTTAGACTCGGAAGAAAATGAGGATGAAGTTGAAGATGATAACTGATTCTCTGACACTGGAAAGAAATTTAGAATAAATAGAATTTAAAGTAAGTCCtggaaagaaaagaagaagcaTAAGCCAGATAAT from Cicer arietinum cultivar CDC Frontier isolate Library 1 chromosome 3, Cicar.CDCFrontier_v2.0, whole genome shotgun sequence encodes:
- the LOC101490795 gene encoding double-stranded RNA-binding protein 2-like codes for the protein MYKNRLQELAQRSCFNLPAYSCIREGPDHAPRFKVTVNFNGETFESPTFCSTLRQAEHAAAEVALNSLAKRGPSRTLAARVLDETGVYKNLLQETAHRAGLNLPVYTTIRAGPGHVPNFKCTVEIAGXHFAGDPARTKKQAQKNAAIAAWSALRKLSENQLSSSTSSSFSSESKSNEEQEHVIVARVLASLHSSGSKNFRESNHQHRWQKSITASLVSTQPTPGMYPMQCHHCTISNFSPELALYQIWQQDQIMQQQNRLLALTIQPINPPAPQIYPLMQSVLQPDHYLYFPAKELASVPVGPRFSIATPRPPFYFSNQISPELNRGVSTVTIREIQEEKAEDPAVSNLSNETRILSPAPENERQKHGGSESSSRNDELRGEQSGKSEWDSHSHRSTGYAQKPVNIELQNSSRVAMSHSQASSNRCFRPPAASYSTMRTVGPTSSAGSTVQHREVPISVASRLRTGISRSPGVIRTSTPLFNMAPAVRIRSVVPVCSAPPRIPMTETSKSKEKEDSKPKSLE